The region ACGACGCTGATCCGCCTGATGACAGGCCTGATGCTGCCCGACACGGGGACGGTGGAGGTTCTCGGCTTCGATACCAGGAAAAATGCCGCCGGCATCCAGGCGGCGATCGGCTACATGCCGCAGCGCTTCGGCCTCTATGAGGACCTCTCGGTGCAGGAAAACCTCGATCTCTATGCCGATCTGCGCGGCTTGCCGAAAAGCGAGCGCACCAGCACCTTCGACGAACTGCTGACCTTCATTGACCTCAAACGCTTCACCAGCCGGCTTGCCGGAAAACTCTCCGGCGGCATGAAGCAGAAGCTCGGCCTTGCCTGCGCACTTCTCAAAAAACCACGCTTGCTGCTGCTCGACGAGCCCGGCGTCGGTGTCGATCCGATCTCGCGCCGCGACCTCTGGAAAATGGTAGAGAACCTGACGAAGGAAGGCATCGGCGTGCTCTGGTCGACCGCCTATCTCGACGAGGCGGAAGCCTGCGACCACGTGCTGCTGCTGAACCAGGGAAAACTGCTCTTCTCGGGAAAACCCGCTGAGCTGACCCAGCGCGTCAACGACCGGGTCTTCAGGGTGTCCGATGTCAGCGGGCGCCGCCGGCAGGTGCTTGCCGAGCTCCTGCAGGCCGATGGCGTCATCGACGGCGTGATCCAGGGCGAAGCGATCCGTCTGGTGGCGGCCGAGGACAAAAAACCCGATATCGGCAAGCCCGGCGACGGCGCGACACTTGCCCCCGCCCCGCCCCGCTTCGAGGATGCCTTTGTCGACATGCTGGGCGGCGGCCCCGGCGGCCGCTCCAGGCTTGCCGAAGCGCAAGAGCCGCTGAAGGCCGAGGGCGACCGGCCGGTGATCGAGGCCAAGGGCCTGACCAAGCGCTTCGGCGATTTCACCGCCGCCGAGGATATCAGCTTCGATATTCGCCGCGGCGAGATCTTCGGCCTGCTCGGCCCGAACGGCGCCGGTAAATCCACCACCTTCAAGATGCTCTGCGGCCTATTGAAGCCGACCGGCGGCAAAGGCCGCGTCGCCGGTTTCGATCTTCGCCGCGATGCCGGAAAGGCCCGCAACCAGCTCGGCTACATGGCGCAGAAATTCTCACTCTATGGCGAT is a window of Rhizobium sp. N324 DNA encoding:
- a CDS encoding ATP-binding cassette domain-containing protein encodes the protein MTAAKTAPRTDWDDKPLVWIDGVTKRFGDAPPALDAVSGVIGGGAITGLVGPDGAGKTTLIRLMTGLMLPDTGTVEVLGFDTRKNAAGIQAAIGYMPQRFGLYEDLSVQENLDLYADLRGLPKSERTSTFDELLTFIDLKRFTSRLAGKLSGGMKQKLGLACALLKKPRLLLLDEPGVGVDPISRRDLWKMVENLTKEGIGVLWSTAYLDEAEACDHVLLLNQGKLLFSGKPAELTQRVNDRVFRVSDVSGRRRQVLAELLQADGVIDGVIQGEAIRLVAAEDKKPDIGKPGDGATLAPAPPRFEDAFVDMLGGGPGGRSRLAEAQEPLKAEGDRPVIEAKGLTKRFGDFTAAEDISFDIRRGEIFGLLGPNGAGKSTTFKMLCGLLKPTGGKGRVAGFDLRRDAGKARNQLGYMAQKFSLYGDLTVMQNLEFFAGVYGLRGHRKRERIALMAGIFDFGRHAREPAKDLPLGLKQRLALACAVMHEPRALFLDEPTSGVDPITRREFWTHINGLVEKGVTVLVTTHFMDEAEYCDRISLIYRGRSIALGSPDELKARVATKEQPDPTMEDAFIALVQQSEAEDAA